The proteins below are encoded in one region of Takifugu rubripes chromosome 1, fTakRub1.2, whole genome shotgun sequence:
- the LOC115252370 gene encoding protein FAM237A-like, whose translation MAPSLRCLPAAMVLLLGCTCVSSLRDHKQVRVDPLSVPQANPHCWKSSSALLLEMRVPRIADTVPAFWDLMVSLRSSDNSKHTALFWDLAQVFWDLYLDCVLSRSHGLGRRHVTALHSLFTDKSFRLNDSGSNYQTWLSVRVRHKGHIKTLRSKVQPSTVYYK comes from the exons ATGGCCCCGTCGCTCCGGTGCCTACCCGCAgccatggtgctgctgctcggctGCACGTGCgtcagctcactgcgggaccACAAACAGGTTCGAGTGGATCCTCTGTCGGTCCCCCAGGCCAACCCCCACTGCTGGAAATCCTCCTCGgccctgctgctggagatgcgCGTCCCCAGGATCGCGGACACGGTGCCCGCCTTCTGGGATCTGATGGTGTCCCTCAGGTCATCggacaacagcaaacacacagcgCTGTTCTGGGACCTGGCTCAGGTCTTCTGGGACCTTTATCTGGACTGTGTGCTGTCCAGAAGTCACGGGCTGGGCCGGAGACACGTCACGGCTTTGCACTCCCTGTTTACTGACA AGTCCTTCAGGTTGAACGACTCAGGATCCAACTACCAGACGTGGCTCAGTGTCAGAGTGAGACATAAAGGTCACATCAAGACCCTGAGGAGCAAAGTCCAGCCCAGCACCGTCTACTACAAATAA
- the casp10 gene encoding caspase-8 isoform X2 gives MDFQARLLKVGNDLRKDEVRALVFLCSDILGCNPAAVQSAGDLFSRLSDQDHLSEEQPHLLVELLGIIQRTKLLRDHNLPRTGAQDLISPYRKLLYSLSEELTADDLKDIKFLLNNKLPRGKLEEVTTLEVFMELEHRALISDTDLGFLESIIQPVCPVLLEKINQFNAQNSMNHGLVAQETGRPIAETDPQQSTEMPSFNRCVSAGAAITESCSFNTLQDLRSVVNDQDESEDGSPALSASRAENNSRASANVKSDASVIFPQENQTSSGAETSVTGSADAGVETYLMTAAKRGRCLIINNCNFRVSRLKKREGTMVDEASLDKVLKWLGFEVEIQRDCTSKKMSSLIQELAKTSQRDWDCVMCCVLSHGLEGGVYGVDGGTVEIRKLMEPFSGTNCPSLAGKPKIFFIQACQGSRQQDIVYTDAGTPGHGYVDNNAVQAKECIPSHADFLLGMATVPSFVSFRDGTHGTWYIQSLCQNLADMVPRGCDLISILTKVNADVSKKVAWIDSGHKTQMPQPAFTLTKKIVFPAPNTPHPVL, from the exons ATGGACTTCCAGGCGCGCCTCTTGAAGGTAGGCAATGACCTGCGGAAGGATGAGGTGCGAGCTCTGGTCTTTCTCTGCTCCGACATCCTGGGCTGCAACCCGGCCGCGGTGCAGTCGGCCGGTGACCTCTTCTCCCGCCTGTCCGACCAGGACCACCTCTCCGAGGAGCAGCcccacctgctggtggagctgctcgGCATCATCCAGCGCACTAAGCTGCTCCGGGATCACAATCTCCCCCGTACTGGAGCGCAGGACCTCATCTCCCCTTACAG GAAGCTGCTGTACTCTCTGTCTGAGGAGCTGACTGCTGATGACTTGAAGGACATAAAGTTCCTGTTAAACAATAAACTTCCACGTGGAAAACTGGAGGAAGTT ACAACACTGGAGGTCTTCATGGAGCTGGAACACAGGGCCCTCATCAGTGACACTGACCTCGGGTTCCTGGAGAGCATCATTCAACCAGTCTGCCCAGTGCTGCTAGAAAAAATCAACCAGTTCAATGCACAGAACT CAATGAATCATGGATTGGTGGCTCAGGAAACAGGCCGACCAATAGCTGAAACGGACCCCCAGCAGTCTACAGAG ATGCCCTCTTTTAACCGCTGCGTCTCTGCTGGAGCAG CCATAACAGAG TCGTGCTCTTTCAACACCCTGCAGG ACCTGAGGAGCGTCGTCAATGATCAAGATGAATCTGAAGATGGGTCACCAGCGCTGAGTGCGTCACGCGCTGAAAACAACAGCCGCGCCTCCGCTAACG TGAAAAGCGATGCGTCGGTCATCTTTCCCCAAGAAAACCAGACCTCCTCCGGAGCGGAGACGTCCGTGACCGGCAGCGCAGATGCA GGCGTGGAAACGTATCTCATGACCGCAGCGAAGAGAGGCCGCTGCTTAATCATCAATAACTGCAACTTCCGTGTCTCCAGGCTTAAGAAGAGGGAGGGCACCATGGTGGATGAAG CGAGTCTGGATAAAGTCCTTAAGTGGCTCGGATTTGAGGTGGAGATTCAGCGGGACTGCACGAGCAAAAAGATGTCGTCCCTGATTCAGGAACTGGCCAAAACAAGCCAGCGAGACTGGGACTGTGTGATGTGTTGCGTTCTCAGCCACGGCCTGGAGGGGGGCGTGTATGGTGTAGATGGCGGCACTGTCGAAATCAGGAAGCTGATGGAGCCTTTCTCTGGAACCAACTGCCCCTCTCTGGCTGGAAAACCTAAAATTTTTTTCATCCAGGCCTGCCAGGGCAGCAGACAACAGGATATCGTCTACACGGATGCTGGCACGCCTGGACACGGCTATGTTGACAACAATGCTGTCCAGGCGAAAGAATGTATTCCGTCTCATGCAGATTTCCTGCTGGGAATGGCCACAGTCCCCTCTTTTGTATCTTTCAGAGATGGGACACATGGAACATGGTATATTCAGTCACTGTGCCAGAACCTTGCTGATATGGTGCCGAG GGGCTGTGACCTCATATCCATCCTGACAAAAGTGAACGCAGATGTCAGCAAGAAGGTGGCATGGATTGACAGCGGTCACAAAACGCAGATGCCTCAGCCGGCCTTCACGCTGACAAAGAAGATAGTCTTTCCGGCTCCCAACACTCCTCATCCTGTTCTGTAA
- the casp10 gene encoding caspase-8 isoform X1: MDFQARLLKVGNDLRKDEVRALVFLCSDILGCNPAAVQSAGDLFSRLSDQDHLSEEQPHLLVELLGIIQRTKLLRDHNLPRTGAQDLISPYRKLLYSLSEELTADDLKDIKFLLNNKLPRGKLEEVTTLEVFMELEHRALISDTDLGFLESIIQPVCPVLLEKINQFNAQNSAMNHGLVAQETGRPIAETDPQQSTEMPSFNRCVSAGAAITESCSFNTLQDLRSVVNDQDESEDGSPALSASRAENNSRASANVKSDASVIFPQENQTSSGAETSVTGSADAGVETYLMTAAKRGRCLIINNCNFRVSRLKKREGTMVDEASLDKVLKWLGFEVEIQRDCTSKKMSSLIQELAKTSQRDWDCVMCCVLSHGLEGGVYGVDGGTVEIRKLMEPFSGTNCPSLAGKPKIFFIQACQGSRQQDIVYTDAGTPGHGYVDNNAVQAKECIPSHADFLLGMATVPSFVSFRDGTHGTWYIQSLCQNLADMVPRGCDLISILTKVNADVSKKVAWIDSGHKTQMPQPAFTLTKKIVFPAPNTPHPVL; this comes from the exons ATGGACTTCCAGGCGCGCCTCTTGAAGGTAGGCAATGACCTGCGGAAGGATGAGGTGCGAGCTCTGGTCTTTCTCTGCTCCGACATCCTGGGCTGCAACCCGGCCGCGGTGCAGTCGGCCGGTGACCTCTTCTCCCGCCTGTCCGACCAGGACCACCTCTCCGAGGAGCAGCcccacctgctggtggagctgctcgGCATCATCCAGCGCACTAAGCTGCTCCGGGATCACAATCTCCCCCGTACTGGAGCGCAGGACCTCATCTCCCCTTACAG GAAGCTGCTGTACTCTCTGTCTGAGGAGCTGACTGCTGATGACTTGAAGGACATAAAGTTCCTGTTAAACAATAAACTTCCACGTGGAAAACTGGAGGAAGTT ACAACACTGGAGGTCTTCATGGAGCTGGAACACAGGGCCCTCATCAGTGACACTGACCTCGGGTTCCTGGAGAGCATCATTCAACCAGTCTGCCCAGTGCTGCTAGAAAAAATCAACCAGTTCAATGCACAGAACT CAGCAATGAATCATGGATTGGTGGCTCAGGAAACAGGCCGACCAATAGCTGAAACGGACCCCCAGCAGTCTACAGAG ATGCCCTCTTTTAACCGCTGCGTCTCTGCTGGAGCAG CCATAACAGAG TCGTGCTCTTTCAACACCCTGCAGG ACCTGAGGAGCGTCGTCAATGATCAAGATGAATCTGAAGATGGGTCACCAGCGCTGAGTGCGTCACGCGCTGAAAACAACAGCCGCGCCTCCGCTAACG TGAAAAGCGATGCGTCGGTCATCTTTCCCCAAGAAAACCAGACCTCCTCCGGAGCGGAGACGTCCGTGACCGGCAGCGCAGATGCA GGCGTGGAAACGTATCTCATGACCGCAGCGAAGAGAGGCCGCTGCTTAATCATCAATAACTGCAACTTCCGTGTCTCCAGGCTTAAGAAGAGGGAGGGCACCATGGTGGATGAAG CGAGTCTGGATAAAGTCCTTAAGTGGCTCGGATTTGAGGTGGAGATTCAGCGGGACTGCACGAGCAAAAAGATGTCGTCCCTGATTCAGGAACTGGCCAAAACAAGCCAGCGAGACTGGGACTGTGTGATGTGTTGCGTTCTCAGCCACGGCCTGGAGGGGGGCGTGTATGGTGTAGATGGCGGCACTGTCGAAATCAGGAAGCTGATGGAGCCTTTCTCTGGAACCAACTGCCCCTCTCTGGCTGGAAAACCTAAAATTTTTTTCATCCAGGCCTGCCAGGGCAGCAGACAACAGGATATCGTCTACACGGATGCTGGCACGCCTGGACACGGCTATGTTGACAACAATGCTGTCCAGGCGAAAGAATGTATTCCGTCTCATGCAGATTTCCTGCTGGGAATGGCCACAGTCCCCTCTTTTGTATCTTTCAGAGATGGGACACATGGAACATGGTATATTCAGTCACTGTGCCAGAACCTTGCTGATATGGTGCCGAG GGGCTGTGACCTCATATCCATCCTGACAAAAGTGAACGCAGATGTCAGCAAGAAGGTGGCATGGATTGACAGCGGTCACAAAACGCAGATGCCTCAGCCGGCCTTCACGCTGACAAAGAAGATAGTCTTTCCGGCTCCCAACACTCCTCATCCTGTTCTGTAA
- the prkra gene encoding interferon-inducible double-stranded RNA-dependent protein kinase activator A homolog, with amino-acid sequence MSEERYKSPALKTTSNISLNPEESPNPRKTPIQILHEYGIKRGFLPVYEMEKAEGEAHHPSFVFSVKIGEITCTGQGHSKKAAKHLAAAAALNVLQIHAEKLHVPVKSDSNRAETDHPNPPNSVGILQELALQRGWRLPQYTVLIEAGPPHKREFTVSCRLESLSETAIGNSKKAAKKSAAEKMVARLQSLSGGSEITWSPKPSVLIENLRNSLGERMSLLRGNPLSALHTDYIQMMLELSKEQGFEVTYFNIDEPTVNGMYQCLAELSTSPVVVCHGAGISCSNAHNAAAHSALQYIKIMASK; translated from the exons atgtcGGAGGAGAGATACAAATCACCAGCTCTGAAAACCACCAGTAACATCAG CTTAAATCCAGAAGAATCACCTAATCCACGGAAAACACCGATCCAGATCCTGCATGAGTACGGCATCAAACGTGGCTTCCTGCCTGTGTATGAGATGGAGAAGGCCGAGGGGGAGGCTCACCACCCAAGCTTTGTCTTCAGCGTGAAAATAGGAGAGATCACCTGCACAG GTCAGGGTCACAGCAAAAAGGCTGCGAAacatctggctgcagcagccgctCTAAATGTTCTTCAGATTCATGCTGAGAAACT GCACGTGCCCGTGAAGTCTGACAGTAACAGAGCAGAAACGGATCATCCCAACCCTCCTAACTCAGTGGGAATCCTGCAG GAGTTGGCGTTGCAAAGAGGATGGCGTCTTCCTCAATACACTGTTTTAATAGAGGCTGGACCCCCGCACAAGAGAGAATTCACTGTTAGCTGTCGACTGGAGTCCCTGTCAGAGACCG CTATTGGAAATTCAAAAAAGGCGGCCAAAAAGtcagctgcagagaaaatggTTGCCAGGCTTCAAAGCCTGTCAGGTGGCTCCGAAATCACATGG aGCCCTAAACCGAGTGTCCTGATCGAGAACTTAAGGAACTCTTTGGGGGAGAGGATGTCGTTGTTGAGAGGGAACCCGCTGAGCGCGCTCCACACAGACTACATTCAGATGATGTTGGAGTTGTCAAAGGAGCAAGGATTTGAGGTCACATACTTCAACATTG ACGAGCCGACGGTGAACGGCATGTACCAGTGTTTGGCAGAGTTGTCCACCTCGCCGGTCGTGGTGTGTCACGGCGCCGGCATTTCCTGCAGCAACGCTCACAACGCCGCAGCGCACAGCGCACTGCAGTACATCAAGATCATGGCCTCCAAGTGA